Proteins from one Muntiacus reevesi chromosome X, mMunRee1.1, whole genome shotgun sequence genomic window:
- the LOC136153923 gene encoding uncharacterized protein CXorf49 homolog → MSSPDDEVSVSGAGFGSECGEQTSGLEAGSIAPRGPGPSPEPGAPRSGEGEGGNGFPDPEGFESEREVLEAGAPVLQGRERRPGSLADDQGDALQLADESVAAILQQLADLNDVLGTRRYLSQESYAVGEVSALRDLEARPRSRGGAAQRCGEAAQAEAGPLRVGGPKAGRAWGNPKKGTKSRLNVAVNCQWPPSESTAGLLSDPESSDEFSKIERMRVSIYPKDGGQAKLNSPEDPGNTPRRLHVQGRENLLNVPDSCLSSIPRGLISVVERQGRQGDAGQEDTSPPRKMQSVLWGKGGSLSSYPGVAVASAPAAATTGSLPRPTPRRKGVQEKKSLGGVSKPAVGRIFPSWGQRISATPLQPATFSPISGIPLLRRSKKEALVPWGAEESKHTRAGKKPVARRARESVAAMAVSGEDNDPNRDPFPKGQLTTDRPWSSCPWVHHGEPSSTNLIIRGTQYSGNSEPVAMNKGEVMPRGPGPSGDREPTDHPPRRKRQQQPPGRQGCPRCLVLQREIDDLKDQLASMRYLADKFQIV, encoded by the exons atgagctccccagatgatgaggTGTCTGTTTCGGGAGCGGGTTTCGGCTCAGAGTGCGGGGAGCAGACCAGCGGCCTTGAGGCCGGCTCCATAGCCCCGCGGGGACCcggccccagcccagagcctggggCACCACGAAGCGGCGAAGGTGAGGGCGGGAATGGCTTCCCAGACCCTGAGGGCTTCGAGTCAGAGCGGGAGGTGCTGGAAGCGGGAGCGCCGGTGCTGCAGGGCCGCGAACGCCGGCCTGGCTCCCTGGCCGACGACCAGGGGGacgccctgcagctggctgacgagtcagtgGCGGCCATCCTGCAGCAGCTGGCCGACCTGAACGACGTGCTGGGCACCCGCAGATACCTGTCCCAGGAGAGCTACGCGGTCGGCGAAGTGTCTGCCTTGCGGGACCTCGAGGCGCGACCCCGCAGTCGAGGCGGTGCCGCCCAGAGGTGTGGGGAGGCCGCACAGGCTGAGGCTGGCCCTCTCCGggtcggcgggcccaaggcaggccgggcctgggggaaccctaagaaaggcactaagagtaggttgaacgtggctgTGAATTGCCAGTGGCCTCCGTCAGAAAGCACAGCCGGGCTGCTGTCCGACCCCGAGTCCTCCGATGAATTCAGTAAGATAGAGCGgatgagggtgagcatttatcccaaagaCGGAGGCCAGGCCAAGCTCAACAGCCCCGAAGATCCTGGGAACACACCCAGACGCTTGCATGTCCAAGGCAGGGAGAATCTCCTTAATGTGCCAGACTCTTGCCTATCCTCGATTCCGCGAGGATTAATTTCGGTTGTGGaaaggcagggcaggcagggcgatGCAGGGCAGGAGGACACCTCTCCCCCTAGAAAAATGCAGAgcgtgctctgggggaaggggggcagccTGTCCAGCTACCCGGGAGTGGCAGTAGCATCAGCTCCTGCAGCTGCCACTACAGGCAGCCTGCCGCGGCCCACTCCTAGAaggaagggggtccaggagaagaaGTCCCTTGGGGGCGTCTCCAAACCTGCCGTGGGGAGAATCTTCCCTTCCTGGGGGCAAAGAATCTCGGCCACTCCCCTGCAACCGGCCACCTTCTCCCCAATTTCTGGCATCCCGCTGCTCcggaggtccaagaaggaggccTTGGTCCCTTGGGGAGCTGAAGAGTCCAAGCACACCCGTGCTGGGAAGAAACCCGTGGCTAGGCGGGCCCGGGAGTCGGTGGCAGCAATGGCGGTGTCGGGAGAAGACAACGATCCAAATAGAGACCCATTCCCAAAGGGCCAA CTGACCACTGACAGGCCATGGTCATCTTGTCCATGGGTGCATCATGGAGAACCCAGTAGCACCAATCTCATCATCAGAGGCACACAGtattcaggaaactcagagcccgtGGCCATGAACAAGGGAGAAGTCATGCCCAGAGGACCTGGCCCCTcag gtgaccGGGAACCAACTGACCATCCCCCAAGACGgaaaaggcagcagcagccacccgGAAGGCAGGGCTGTCCTCGG tgtctggtgctacagagagaaatagacgaccttaaggatcaacttg cctccatgcggtacctggctgacaagttccagatcgtttga